The genome window AACAACTAGTCCGGGAGTAACCATAACTCCATAGTCAAGTATCTTATTGATATCTTCAACCTTGATGATCTCAGCATCAATGCCTGCTTCATTTACTACTTTTTCCACGATCTCTTTTACTTTGTTGCATTTAGCGCAACCTGAACCAAGTACTTCTATTTTCATCTTTGAACCTCTCAATGTTTTTGATTTATGAAACTATTTTAAATTTTTGTTTAAAATTTGATATTTATACCAGAGGACTGTTCAATAACCTCTTCTTAATATCTCTATGAGTTCTTCTGGGTGAGGCATCTTCTTTTGTATACTCTTGCATACAGCTTCCAGATCATATTCGCATTTTATGAGCTCTACAGAATGGTTTTCAGTGTCGAAAACAGCGCAACTCGCATGTACATCCCCATTCCTTGGCTGGCCAACCGAACCGGGATTTATTATTGTCACATCACCCACCTGCCTGACAAAAGGTATATGGGAGTGACCAATGACTATAAAGTCTGCCTCCACACCTTCGATCATGTCAAGCACCTCTTCTTCAGGAGTATCAGGCTTAATATATTCATACATCGACCTCGGGCTTCCATGAGTAAAGAGCATATTCTTTCCATCGAGAGTCCTTTCAATGTGCATCGGCAATTTCATCAGAAATCCCATATGCATGTCATCGAGCTGTCCCCACGTATATTCCCTGGTGGCTGTTGACAGATGCTTGTACTTGTAGCCGCATCCACAATCCACCTTTGAAGCCACTGCATTGTCATGATTGCCTTTGATCACTGGAATATCCGGATCCATCAGGGATTCAATGCAACCAACCGGATCAGGACCATAGTCCACAAGATCACCAAGGCAGACAACTTCATCATGCGGTACGGAAAGTACTGCGTCAAGAGCATCCTTATTTCCATGGATATCCGATATTATCAAGAGTTTCATATTTCAGCTCCATTATTTGAACATCGTTTTTGTCCTCAGGCATATACTTACAAGTCCGAGCATCACAGGAACTTCTATGAGAACTCCCACGACGGTTGCAAGTGCTGCACCCGAATTGATTCCAAAAAGCATTGCTGCGACTGCAATTGCAACTTCAAAATGATTAGAGGCACCAATTAGTGCAGTTGGTGCTGCATCTTCATAAGTTATCCCGATCACTTTAGCAACTCCATATCCAAGGAAGAATATAAAGAACACCTGAACC of Methanococcoides methylutens contains these proteins:
- a CDS encoding metallophosphoesterase family protein — encoded protein: MKLLIISDIHGNKDALDAVLSVPHDEVVCLGDLVDYGPDPVGCIESLMDPDIPVIKGNHDNAVASKVDCGCGYKYKHLSTATREYTWGQLDDMHMGFLMKLPMHIERTLDGKNMLFTHGSPRSMYEYIKPDTPEEEVLDMIEGVEADFIVIGHSHIPFVRQVGDVTIINPGSVGQPRNGDVHASCAVFDTENHSVELIKCEYDLEAVCKSIQKKMPHPEELIEILRRGY
- a CDS encoding thioredoxin family protein, with the translated sequence MKIEVLGSGCAKCNKVKEIVEKVVNEAGIDAEIIKVEDINKILDYGVMVTPGLVVDGDVKFAGKIPSEDKVREWLTQ